The following are from one region of the Mycolicibacterium helvum genome:
- a CDS encoding MarR family winged helix-turn-helix transcriptional regulator — MHKPFLEPLGLTFPQYLVMLELLGGSPRSVGELGSKLGMDTGTITPLVKRLELSELITRRRDTRDERRVLVDLTPGGEALRERVWAVPDQIKTACQISDDKAKELREALDEVGRA, encoded by the coding sequence ATGCACAAGCCATTCCTGGAGCCGCTGGGATTGACCTTCCCCCAGTATCTGGTGATGCTGGAGCTCCTCGGCGGTTCGCCTCGCTCCGTCGGAGAGCTAGGCTCCAAGCTCGGAATGGATACCGGCACGATCACGCCGCTTGTCAAGCGTCTCGAGCTGTCCGAGCTCATCACGCGCCGACGCGACACCCGTGACGAGCGCCGCGTCCTCGTCGACCTGACCCCCGGGGGCGAGGCGCTGCGCGAAAGGGTGTGGGCGGTTCCCGACCAGATCAAGACTGCGTGCCAGATATCCGACGACAAAGCCAAGGAACTGCGCGAGGCACTCGACGAGGTCGGCCGGGCGTGA
- a CDS encoding LysR family transcriptional regulator: MLSADNLRFFLEVARTGRLNEAARNLAVDHTTVGRRITTLEKTLGERLFDRSPGGWLLTEAGATLLPRAESVESAVLAAYDSRTSGVGPLTGTVRLATPDGFGAFVVAPHLVELRRRHPHLDIELVTATEHGSLSARHFDVAVTLEQPPPRSVHVEQLATYDLRLYASAEYLSTATPLVELSDLKDHTLIWYIDALLDVAPLRILDVLPHKQRVAIQTNNIAGHLTAARSGLGIAPLPQYVGEPDDSLRAVLPELFSVRRGYWMVIPRELRQVGRVRAVAQFLRSLVAASPYFAQVDESESERGMSFVPGRRSLESAHDVDEPTFAERATDHLQADRKR, translated from the coding sequence ATGCTCAGCGCTGACAACCTGCGGTTCTTTCTCGAAGTCGCACGTACCGGGCGGCTCAACGAGGCGGCCCGCAATTTGGCGGTCGATCACACGACGGTGGGGCGAAGGATCACTACCCTCGAAAAGACGCTGGGGGAGCGGTTGTTCGACCGGTCGCCGGGAGGATGGCTGCTCACGGAGGCAGGCGCGACTCTCCTTCCACGTGCCGAGTCGGTGGAGTCCGCCGTCCTCGCGGCATACGATTCCCGCACGTCGGGGGTTGGGCCGCTGACAGGGACCGTCCGGCTAGCGACCCCTGATGGCTTCGGCGCCTTCGTCGTCGCGCCGCATCTCGTCGAGCTCCGGCGACGGCACCCACACCTCGACATCGAACTCGTCACCGCTACCGAGCATGGTTCACTGTCCGCCCGCCATTTCGATGTGGCCGTCACGCTTGAACAGCCTCCGCCACGCTCCGTCCACGTCGAGCAGCTGGCGACCTACGACCTCCGCCTGTATGCCTCCGCCGAGTATCTGTCGACCGCAACGCCGTTAGTGGAGTTGTCGGATCTCAAGGACCACACCCTGATCTGGTACATAGACGCCCTGCTCGACGTAGCACCGCTGCGAATCCTCGACGTCCTGCCCCATAAGCAAAGGGTTGCCATTCAGACCAATAACATCGCGGGTCATTTGACTGCGGCCCGCAGCGGGCTGGGGATAGCTCCACTGCCGCAGTACGTGGGTGAACCCGATGACTCGTTGAGAGCTGTTCTGCCGGAGTTGTTCTCGGTGCGTCGCGGCTACTGGATGGTGATTCCTCGCGAACTGCGGCAAGTCGGCCGAGTACGCGCTGTCGCGCAGTTCCTTCGCTCATTGGTGGCGGCCAGCCCATACTTTGCCCAAGTCGACGAATCGGAGTCAGAGCGCGGGATGTCTTTTGTTCCAGGGCGTCGCAGCCTGGAAAGCGCCCACGATGTCGACGAGCCGACGTTCGCCGAACGCGCTACCGACCATCTGCAAGCCGACCGGAAACGGTAG
- a CDS encoding FAD-dependent monooxygenase, with protein METHPVVIVGAGAAGCTLALLLARRGIPSTIVDQRTDTRVHPAAHVINARTLEIWNEASPNLIRALEAMTPPIETVNVIRWCTDVRAASLGEIDLLSQPEQLAEVRSHSPFLISHIGQHLVMPALWEALEGEELIDFRRGWRATAAVDGGVRPSLRLTSPERTPIETHPRYVIAADGANSALRDAAGIAMKGPALANMGSVFFHAPGLFREGADRPLLSWIYHPRFSGVLIAHADDDYVLMTPYLHPAQRIARDSVEFWNRQLPTVIGTTDYRIRSTGTWTMTSQMAELFRRGPLLLIGDAAHRFPHTGGFGLNSGVQDAHNLAWKLAAVLDSGAPDSLLDTYETERRPVVMRFAEQSTTNHFKLDEVTAFLGITNRSLHQATEIMAKPWLSWIPGCVMAAVAEVLTTAQTSRTKRLLPQNARGARARRRIAEAIPGQLEHFVASGLEFGYAYDGPLIDTATEGPCPDGDVFRYSPTTHPGARLPHTLVLDDTGDPTPVHHLVQSTGLTLFTADAHRWSTTLRQAGVAVRVVVIPLVAPSPEDREAMLGLLEIGEHGAVLVRPDGHVVWRSHVGPDTPTTDELRRFLELEWLGVYSVSDDTTTFAR; from the coding sequence ATGGAGACTCATCCAGTAGTCATCGTCGGCGCCGGTGCCGCCGGCTGCACCCTCGCGCTGTTGCTGGCCCGCCGCGGCATACCGAGCACGATCGTGGATCAACGGACCGATACGCGGGTGCATCCCGCCGCGCACGTCATCAACGCGCGCACTTTGGAGATCTGGAATGAGGCGTCACCGAATCTGATACGCGCACTGGAGGCGATGACTCCCCCGATCGAGACGGTCAATGTCATTCGGTGGTGCACCGATGTACGCGCCGCATCATTGGGAGAGATCGATCTGCTCTCCCAGCCCGAACAGCTCGCCGAGGTGCGCTCACACAGTCCATTTCTCATCTCCCACATCGGCCAGCACCTGGTGATGCCGGCCCTGTGGGAGGCTCTCGAAGGCGAGGAGCTCATCGACTTCCGCCGCGGCTGGCGGGCCACGGCCGCCGTCGACGGTGGGGTTAGGCCCTCGCTCCGCCTGACCTCGCCGGAACGGACTCCGATCGAGACACACCCGCGCTACGTCATCGCCGCCGATGGCGCGAACAGTGCGCTGCGCGACGCGGCGGGCATCGCGATGAAGGGGCCCGCGCTCGCGAACATGGGTAGCGTCTTCTTCCACGCGCCTGGACTGTTTCGCGAGGGGGCGGACCGTCCGCTCCTTAGTTGGATCTATCACCCTCGGTTCAGTGGAGTCCTCATCGCGCACGCCGACGACGACTACGTCCTGATGACCCCGTATCTGCATCCGGCCCAGCGCATCGCGCGCGACAGCGTCGAGTTTTGGAACCGCCAGCTGCCCACCGTGATCGGCACGACCGACTACCGGATTCGCTCCACCGGAACCTGGACCATGACGTCACAGATGGCAGAGCTGTTCCGGCGCGGCCCGCTGCTCTTGATCGGCGATGCGGCACACCGCTTTCCGCACACCGGGGGGTTCGGCCTCAACAGCGGCGTTCAGGACGCCCACAACCTCGCGTGGAAGCTCGCGGCAGTACTCGACTCCGGGGCCCCAGATTCGCTTCTGGACACCTATGAGACCGAACGCCGGCCGGTGGTGATGCGCTTCGCTGAACAGAGCACGACCAATCACTTCAAGCTCGACGAGGTCACTGCGTTCCTCGGTATCACCAATCGGTCGTTGCACCAGGCCACCGAGATCATGGCGAAGCCGTGGCTGTCGTGGATTCCCGGCTGCGTGATGGCCGCGGTCGCCGAGGTACTGACCACCGCACAGACCTCACGGACCAAGCGACTCCTTCCGCAGAACGCCCGGGGTGCGCGAGCGCGGCGACGGATCGCCGAGGCGATCCCTGGCCAGCTGGAACACTTCGTGGCCAGCGGCCTGGAATTCGGCTACGCGTACGACGGTCCGCTCATCGACACCGCCACCGAGGGTCCGTGCCCCGACGGCGACGTATTCCGGTATTCACCCACCACACACCCCGGCGCCCGGCTACCGCACACACTCGTCCTCGACGACACCGGCGACCCGACCCCCGTTCATCACCTCGTCCAGTCCACCGGGCTGACGCTGTTCACCGCCGACGCCCATCGCTGGTCCACGACCCTGCGGCAGGCAGGTGTAGCCGTTCGGGTCGTGGTGATCCCACTTGTCGCGCCCAGTCCCGAAGACCGCGAGGCGATGCTGGGGCTCCTCGAAATCGGCGAGCACGGCGCCGTTCTCGTCCGTCCGGACGGTCACGTGGTGTGGCGCAGCCACGTCGGACCCGACACCCCCACCACCGATGAGCTCCGACGCTTCCTCGAACTCGAGTGGCTTGGTGTCTACAGCGTCTCGGATGACACGACGACATTCGCGCGATGA
- a CDS encoding purine-cytosine permease family protein: protein MSFSNYFRGPTTSLDDQIESYATTRVPDSQRWRRPAILLVLTGNVTAMFWFALGGQMGFLVGWPMVLLPIAYMIVGATVVGALVMRIASQEGLSLPLLSRGLGFGGRGSAIASFVYAVNYIFYFIFEGSIVSHGLSEIAGISINSAGASVVFGIVALVALYCSWRGMHSMNILQRYGMPIFLVLFVIGMVMLANGYVLVGPGDWVVQDGVSATAMWQALSLANGQVVFQALIATDYGRFVKRSVSYVGTGGVMLVELLMIAGVMILGVFLGFTMINHFDGTRAEQELAATDPGLIFAIVMGVLGVVFAILTQVRINVMNLYSGSLALSNAWDVLSVRRVGRQWWMVLLVGIGILLYPINVLQYTDKFLAVTGVMTNTWIFILLSDYFVCRKLLKLAPVSNIEYREGLVKDWNLCGMAALAVGVTIGALGVLGVYPMHFASFAAMVAGPLVYIPLTILTRGSQYGSTVAVTSGGALDEQVGVAEATDLRA from the coding sequence ATGAGCTTCAGCAACTACTTTCGCGGGCCGACCACCAGCCTCGACGACCAGATCGAGAGTTACGCGACCACGAGAGTGCCCGACAGTCAGCGGTGGCGCCGGCCTGCGATTCTGCTCGTTCTCACCGGGAACGTGACAGCGATGTTCTGGTTTGCCCTCGGCGGCCAAATGGGCTTCCTCGTCGGTTGGCCGATGGTCCTCTTGCCGATCGCCTACATGATTGTCGGAGCCACGGTGGTCGGAGCCCTGGTGATGAGAATTGCGAGCCAGGAGGGCCTGTCCTTGCCGCTTCTCTCGCGCGGACTTGGGTTCGGCGGACGGGGCTCTGCGATTGCCTCGTTCGTATACGCGGTTAACTACATATTCTATTTCATCTTCGAAGGCAGTATCGTCTCGCACGGTCTCAGTGAGATCGCCGGCATTTCAATAAATTCGGCAGGCGCCAGTGTGGTGTTCGGAATCGTGGCCCTCGTCGCGCTCTATTGTTCTTGGCGCGGCATGCACTCGATGAACATCCTCCAACGTTACGGAATGCCGATATTTCTGGTCCTGTTTGTTATCGGCATGGTGATGCTGGCCAATGGCTATGTTCTGGTCGGTCCGGGAGACTGGGTCGTCCAGGATGGGGTGTCAGCCACCGCCATGTGGCAGGCGCTGAGCCTGGCCAATGGTCAAGTCGTGTTCCAGGCATTGATCGCCACCGACTACGGACGGTTCGTGAAGAGGTCGGTTTCGTACGTCGGAACGGGCGGGGTGATGCTCGTCGAGCTGCTCATGATCGCGGGCGTGATGATCCTCGGCGTGTTCCTTGGATTCACCATGATCAACCATTTCGACGGAACCCGGGCCGAACAAGAACTCGCCGCGACCGATCCAGGCCTTATATTCGCGATCGTGATGGGGGTCCTCGGCGTCGTATTCGCGATCCTGACCCAGGTGCGCATCAACGTGATGAATCTGTACTCAGGCTCGCTGGCATTGTCGAACGCCTGGGATGTGTTGTCCGTGAGACGTGTTGGACGGCAATGGTGGATGGTCCTGTTGGTTGGGATCGGCATCTTGTTGTACCCGATCAATGTCCTGCAATACACGGACAAGTTCCTTGCAGTAACAGGAGTCATGACCAACACGTGGATCTTCATCCTGCTCAGTGACTACTTCGTCTGCCGTAAACTGCTGAAGCTGGCCCCAGTCTCCAACATCGAGTACCGCGAAGGCCTGGTCAAAGACTGGAACCTGTGCGGGATGGCGGCTCTCGCCGTCGGCGTGACCATCGGAGCACTCGGAGTTCTAGGCGTCTACCCCATGCACTTCGCCTCATTTGCTGCCATGGTGGCGGGACCCCTCGTATACATCCCACTCACCATTCTGACTCGAGGCTCACAGTACGGTTCAACGGTGGCGGTTACATCCGGCGGCGCGCTTGACGAGCAAGTCGGAGTGGCAGAGGCAACTGACCTGCGTGCGTGA
- a CDS encoding CoA-acylating methylmalonate-semialdehyde dehydrogenase has translation MTKATERTEHVLLSHWLDNRAYPGVSGSTAPVTNPATGEVTGRVALGSVEDARAVIAAAAQAFPGWRDTSLARRTQILFAFRELLNARKGELAEIITSEHGKVVSDALGEVSRGQEVVEFACGIPHLLKGGFTENASTKVDVYSIRQPLGPVAVISPFNFPAMVPMWFFPIAIAAGNTVVLKPSEKDPTASLWLANLWKEAGLPDGVFNVLQGDKTVVDELLTNPAVKSVSFVGSTPIAQYVYATATASGKRVQALGGAKNHAVILPDADLDLAADSMVNAGFGSAGERCMAISVCVAVGPIADDLVAKIAERTTGLKVGDGARDSDMGPLVTKAHRDKVASYIDAGEADGAKIVVDGRHVSADGGAEGFWLGPTLIDHVTPQMSVYADEIFGPVLSVIRVETYDEALELINSNPYGNGTAIFTNDGGAARRFQNEVEVGMIGINVPIPVPMAYFSFGGWKASLFGDSHAHGLDGVHFFTRGKAITSRWLDPSHRGIELGFPQNV, from the coding sequence ATGACGAAAGCCACGGAACGGACCGAACACGTTCTCCTCTCACACTGGCTCGACAACCGGGCCTACCCGGGTGTCAGCGGCAGCACCGCGCCTGTGACCAACCCTGCGACAGGTGAGGTCACCGGTCGGGTGGCCCTGGGCAGCGTCGAGGACGCCCGCGCCGTGATCGCCGCCGCCGCCCAAGCGTTCCCCGGATGGCGCGACACCTCACTGGCCAGGCGTACCCAGATCCTGTTCGCCTTCCGCGAGCTGCTCAACGCGCGCAAGGGTGAGCTGGCCGAGATCATTACGAGCGAGCACGGCAAGGTCGTCTCCGACGCCCTGGGCGAGGTGTCGCGCGGCCAGGAGGTCGTCGAATTTGCCTGCGGCATACCGCATCTTCTTAAAGGCGGGTTCACCGAAAACGCATCTACCAAGGTCGATGTCTACTCGATCCGTCAGCCCCTCGGTCCGGTTGCCGTCATCTCACCCTTCAACTTCCCCGCCATGGTGCCGATGTGGTTCTTCCCCATTGCCATCGCCGCGGGCAACACCGTCGTGCTCAAGCCCTCGGAGAAGGACCCCACGGCCTCGCTGTGGCTGGCCAACCTGTGGAAGGAGGCTGGCCTGCCCGACGGGGTGTTCAACGTCCTGCAAGGCGACAAGACGGTCGTCGACGAGCTGCTGACCAACCCGGCCGTCAAATCGGTCAGCTTCGTCGGTTCGACCCCGATCGCGCAGTACGTGTACGCCACCGCCACGGCATCGGGAAAGCGCGTGCAAGCGCTCGGCGGAGCCAAGAACCACGCTGTGATCCTGCCCGATGCCGACCTCGATCTGGCGGCGGATTCGATGGTCAACGCCGGCTTCGGCTCGGCCGGTGAACGCTGCATGGCCATCTCCGTCTGCGTCGCCGTCGGACCCATCGCCGACGACCTGGTCGCCAAGATCGCCGAACGCACCACCGGCCTCAAGGTCGGCGACGGCGCCCGAGACTCCGATATGGGGCCGCTGGTCACCAAGGCCCACCGCGACAAGGTGGCCTCCTACATCGACGCCGGCGAGGCCGACGGCGCCAAGATCGTCGTCGACGGCCGCCACGTCTCCGCTGACGGAGGAGCCGAGGGATTCTGGTTGGGCCCCACCCTCATCGATCACGTCACCCCGCAAATGAGCGTCTACGCCGACGAGATCTTCGGGCCCGTGCTCTCGGTGATCCGCGTCGAAACCTACGACGAGGCACTCGAACTCATCAATTCCAACCCTTACGGCAACGGAACAGCGATCTTCACCAACGACGGTGGCGCCGCGCGGCGCTTTCAGAACGAGGTCGAGGTCGGCATGATCGGCATCAACGTGCCCATCCCGGTGCCGATGGCCTACTTCAGCTTCGGCGGCTGGAAGGCCTCGCTGTTCGGGGACAGCCACGCCCACGGGCTCGACGGCGTGCACTTCTTCACCCGCGGCAAGGCCATCACCAGCCGCTGGCTGGACCCCAGCCACCGCGGCATCGAACTCGGCTTTCCGCAGAACGTTTGA
- a CDS encoding amidase: protein MTDKSTADELQYREICDVVDLLSSGEVTAQALTQLMLDRIAAIDDRLGAFAFVAPEEAMAQAEQSDARRRDGAALGPLDGVPLAIKDIFDKAGWRTEAGMASRVGQVAVKSATVVERLENAGAVIVGKVHTTEGVYTEHTPPFRAPLNPWDSQRWVGVSSSGSGVAPVAGLCFGALGSDTGGSIRMPSASNGATGLKPTWGRVSRAGVVELAATLDHVGPICRSALDAGLVLAAIAGADPRDPTASLRPVPEFNTRPAQSLKGTRIGIDPEWSYRDVSADVEKAHLDAEQTLRDLGAEITPITLPDPTEAITDWFGVCAVQTARAHQGLYPVHKDTYGPALAELIELGMGMSGIEYDVLLQRRLRFKAQMEAALAQVDAALIPAMSFIAPPVEKMIRMDDETTAGVHRFTVPFTLSQLPTVTFPGGFTATEAGLPFPVGLQMVGSAFGERRLVDIVGAFQAATPWNKRHPAL from the coding sequence ATGACTGACAAGAGCACCGCAGACGAACTCCAGTATCGAGAGATCTGCGACGTGGTCGACCTGCTGTCCAGCGGAGAGGTCACCGCACAGGCGCTCACCCAATTGATGTTGGACAGGATCGCCGCAATCGATGACCGCTTGGGGGCCTTCGCCTTCGTGGCGCCCGAGGAAGCCATGGCCCAGGCGGAGCAATCCGACGCACGGCGACGGGATGGCGCGGCACTGGGCCCCCTCGATGGAGTGCCACTGGCCATCAAGGACATCTTCGACAAGGCCGGTTGGCGCACCGAAGCAGGCATGGCATCCCGGGTCGGACAGGTGGCGGTGAAGTCCGCGACCGTGGTGGAGAGACTGGAGAACGCTGGTGCCGTCATCGTGGGGAAGGTGCACACCACCGAGGGGGTCTATACCGAACACACGCCTCCGTTCCGAGCACCCCTGAATCCCTGGGATTCGCAGCGGTGGGTGGGGGTGTCGTCGAGTGGCAGCGGTGTAGCCCCGGTCGCTGGACTGTGCTTCGGCGCTCTCGGCTCCGACACCGGCGGATCGATCCGCATGCCGTCGGCGTCGAACGGCGCGACCGGCCTGAAGCCGACCTGGGGTCGTGTCAGCCGGGCGGGCGTGGTCGAACTTGCGGCCACGCTGGACCACGTTGGTCCGATCTGCCGATCAGCGCTGGACGCCGGCCTGGTGCTCGCGGCGATTGCTGGTGCGGATCCCCGCGACCCCACCGCATCACTACGACCAGTGCCCGAATTCAACACGCGCCCAGCACAATCCCTCAAGGGCACCCGGATTGGCATCGATCCGGAATGGAGCTATCGAGACGTCAGCGCTGACGTGGAGAAGGCGCATCTGGACGCTGAACAAACGTTGCGCGACCTAGGCGCCGAGATCACGCCCATCACACTGCCCGATCCGACCGAGGCGATCACGGACTGGTTTGGGGTGTGTGCGGTGCAGACCGCACGTGCGCATCAAGGCCTGTACCCAGTCCACAAGGATACTTACGGACCGGCGCTCGCCGAGCTCATCGAGCTGGGGATGGGCATGTCCGGTATCGAGTACGACGTGTTGCTGCAGCGACGGCTTAGATTCAAGGCGCAGATGGAAGCGGCACTTGCTCAGGTGGATGCGGCGCTGATCCCGGCGATGTCGTTCATCGCTCCGCCCGTCGAGAAGATGATTCGCATGGACGACGAAACGACTGCAGGGGTGCACCGTTTCACCGTCCCATTCACCCTCTCTCAGCTTCCGACCGTCACCTTTCCTGGCGGTTTCACGGCCACGGAGGCCGGGCTACCGTTTCCGGTCGGCTTGCAGATGGTCGGTAGCGCGTTCGGCGAACGTCGGCTCGTCGACATCGTGGGCGCTTTCCAGGCTGCGACGCCCTGGAACAAAAGACATCCCGCGCTCTGA